A stretch of the Acidilobus sp. 7A genome encodes the following:
- a CDS encoding sodium-translocating pyrophosphatase, protein MGSDIVIASIGAIVGVISVAIAVGLARWVLSQDPGPENVKFISDSIASGARAYLFRQFRTLSIVLVVLAIIIAVGISYADHSYALGGSSAAAFIVGAAGSMLAGYLGMYVTTRSATRAAMAARNSVFHSLRLAWRAGAVMGLSLAGIALLLISVLYIGFIHALPSSWALALISMAFGASLVTLFMRVGGGIYTKAADLGADLVGKIEKGIPEDDPRNPGVIADNVGDNVGDVAGMAADVFESYIVIVTGAIFLAWVMGWSSSYPQLVVLPILYGAIALLATFAGIAMLRLRGSQHPLTAISYDIYETIGISIVLFFIVSYFLLRGLGLSVALLAPLAASLGAILAPLVLALTGYYTHYTYKPVKEIANQALISPATVIVTGYSYGLISAIPVILIIALVLGVTYAMGFFAFKDLVSSSLLSSYSGFLAGIYGTALASVGLLSVAGIIITADSFGPVSDNAAGVAEMAGLPEEVRDRLDVLDAVGNTTKATTKGYAISSAAMAALVLFIGFVFEVISVAAKYVSGPVDLINSIIIINPNVLIGALVGAVVVYVLASRTLGAVGRTAMEIVEEIRRQFRERPGIMEWKEKPDYARVVDIATRRALQEFMMPVLVAIISPIAVGLLLGWQAIAGLIMGAILVGVPRALLMSNAGGAWDNAKKYIEANLDPRLGGKGSEAHKAAVVGDTVGDPFKDTTGPSMNPLIKVLNTLSVVFAPMIVAANAGIGVWMLVHGLLAL, encoded by the coding sequence ATGGGATCTGATATCGTGATAGCATCTATTGGCGCCATAGTAGGTGTGATAAGCGTAGCGATAGCTGTCGGGCTTGCAAGGTGGGTGCTCTCGCAGGACCCAGGCCCAGAGAACGTCAAGTTCATATCGGATTCTATAGCCAGCGGTGCCAGGGCCTACCTCTTCCGCCAGTTCAGGACTCTGTCTATAGTGTTAGTGGTGCTTGCAATAATAATAGCCGTAGGTATCTCCTATGCAGATCACAGCTATGCCCTGGGAGGCTCCTCAGCCGCCGCCTTCATAGTAGGGGCAGCGGGCTCTATGCTAGCTGGATACTTAGGGATGTACGTAACTACCAGGTCGGCAACAAGGGCCGCCATGGCAGCTAGGAACAGCGTCTTCCACTCGCTCAGGCTCGCCTGGCGCGCTGGGGCAGTGATGGGCCTCTCACTAGCTGGCATAGCGCTGCTCCTTATAAGCGTCCTCTATATCGGCTTCATTCATGCCCTGCCTAGTTCCTGGGCGCTGGCCCTCATATCGATGGCCTTTGGGGCAAGCCTTGTGACGCTCTTCATGAGGGTCGGCGGAGGCATATATACTAAGGCAGCTGACCTGGGCGCTGACTTGGTAGGCAAGATTGAGAAGGGCATACCAGAGGACGACCCAAGGAACCCAGGTGTCATAGCCGACAACGTTGGTGACAACGTCGGTGACGTCGCAGGAATGGCAGCTGACGTCTTCGAGTCTTACATAGTTATAGTGACTGGCGCAATATTCCTGGCCTGGGTTATGGGTTGGTCCAGCAGCTACCCTCAGCTCGTAGTGCTGCCCATACTTTACGGCGCCATAGCGCTGTTGGCCACGTTCGCTGGCATAGCAATGCTCAGGCTGAGGGGGTCGCAGCACCCGCTGACAGCAATATCCTATGACATATATGAGACCATAGGAATCTCAATAGTGCTGTTCTTCATAGTCAGCTACTTCCTTCTGAGGGGCCTTGGGCTATCCGTGGCTCTACTGGCCCCGCTTGCAGCGTCGCTCGGAGCCATACTGGCCCCCCTAGTATTGGCTCTAACAGGGTACTACACCCACTACACCTATAAGCCTGTGAAGGAAATAGCGAACCAGGCTCTGATAAGCCCCGCGACCGTGATAGTGACTGGCTACTCCTACGGCTTAATAAGTGCCATACCTGTGATACTCATTATAGCGCTAGTGCTCGGTGTGACCTATGCCATGGGGTTCTTCGCCTTCAAGGACCTGGTCTCATCATCGTTGCTGAGCAGCTACTCGGGCTTCCTCGCGGGCATCTATGGAACGGCCCTCGCCTCAGTGGGGCTCCTCTCCGTAGCAGGAATAATAATAACTGCAGACTCCTTCGGGCCTGTCAGCGATAACGCGGCTGGCGTGGCCGAGATGGCAGGCCTTCCGGAGGAGGTCAGGGACAGGCTGGACGTGCTTGACGCTGTGGGCAACACTACCAAGGCCACGACGAAGGGCTACGCGATAAGCAGTGCAGCCATGGCGGCGCTAGTGCTCTTCATAGGCTTCGTATTCGAGGTCATAAGCGTGGCAGCTAAGTACGTGTCTGGCCCTGTAGACTTAATAAATAGCATAATCATAATAAACCCGAACGTCCTCATAGGCGCGCTAGTGGGTGCCGTAGTAGTCTATGTGCTAGCCAGCAGGACCCTCGGCGCCGTGGGCAGGACCGCCATGGAGATAGTTGAGGAGATAAGGAGGCAGTTCAGGGAGAGGCCCGGCATAATGGAGTGGAAGGAGAAGCCGGACTACGCTAGGGTCGTAGACATTGCCACCAGGAGGGCCCTGCAGGAGTTCATGATGCCAGTGCTGGTGGCTATAATATCACCTATCGCTGTAGGCCTCCTGCTTGGTTGGCAGGCCATAGCAGGTCTCATAATGGGCGCCATACTTGTAGGCGTTCCGAGGGCGCTTCTCATGTCTAACGCTGGCGGGGCCTGGGACAACGCCAAGAAGTACATAGAGGCTAACCTTGACCCGAGGCTGGGTGGTAAGGGGAGCGAGGCCCACAAGGCGGCCGTGGTAGGCGATACGGTGGGTGACCCATTCAAGGACACCACGGGCCCCTCGATGAACCCCCTGATAAAGGTTCTCAACACGCTCTCGGTGGTCTTCGCGCCTATGATAGTCGCCGCCAACGCAGGTATCGGCGTCTGGATGTTAGTGCACGGGCTCCTGGCTCTTTAG
- the cyoE gene encoding heme o synthase, with the protein MSLASKIKYAVEMTKPSQLGLLAFTSFCAYFAAGGPLSLVRLVLLGLVAFFAIGGITALNMVLEADLDAKMNRTKNRPIPSGKLSYREGLAISIIMTIIGMAAALAINVYVLLSVVLAFIFDIPVYTLLLKRRSPLNIIFGGVAGVMQVLGGWAAGAGSYSMASLLLAIAVLMWIPMHIWFIVYYYYDDYRSANIPMYPVVAPPRKVSTATITFLALMLTSVWLYWAITSKDLIGGILMTPLIALASYKIYLFQRSPTREAAKSIFILANPTLIVAFVFAPLAVPHIAAPLVQLASLRLG; encoded by the coding sequence TTGAGCCTTGCCTCAAAGATTAAATACGCAGTAGAAATGACCAAGCCCTCTCAGCTGGGGCTCCTGGCCTTTACCTCTTTCTGTGCATACTTCGCCGCAGGGGGGCCTCTGAGCCTTGTAAGGCTTGTCCTGCTTGGCCTTGTTGCCTTCTTTGCCATCGGCGGCATAACGGCGCTCAACATGGTGCTGGAGGCAGACCTGGACGCTAAGATGAACAGAACAAAAAACAGGCCCATACCCTCCGGCAAGCTGAGCTATCGCGAGGGGCTCGCGATATCAATTATAATGACTATAATAGGAATGGCTGCCGCCCTTGCCATTAACGTGTACGTGCTCCTCTCTGTAGTGCTGGCGTTCATATTTGACATACCCGTGTACACGCTGCTGCTGAAGAGAAGGAGCCCGCTAAACATAATCTTTGGAGGGGTGGCTGGAGTCATGCAGGTGCTTGGCGGCTGGGCCGCCGGGGCTGGCAGCTACAGCATGGCGTCGCTGCTTCTTGCCATAGCGGTACTCATGTGGATCCCGATGCACATATGGTTCATAGTTTACTACTATTACGATGATTACCGCTCCGCCAACATCCCTATGTACCCAGTCGTGGCGCCGCCGAGAAAAGTCTCCACAGCGACTATAACCTTCCTAGCACTGATGTTGACCAGCGTGTGGCTCTACTGGGCCATAACGTCAAAGGACCTCATAGGTGGCATTCTCATGACGCCCTTGATCGCGCTGGCCAGCTATAAGATTTACCTCTTCCAGAGGTCGCCGACCAGGGAGGCAGCAAAGAGCATATTCATACTAGCTAACCCAACACTGATAGTTGCCTTCGTATTTGCACCCCTGGCAGTACCTCACATAGCTGCACCCCTTGTACAGCTCGCCTCGCTGCGACTTGGTTGA
- a CDS encoding glycerate kinase, producing the protein MARRNVVEAVIERALKSSSLYERTRSAAQGLANRIKKDYLAISVGKASVDMLRGVIDGLGREPSLCLLIKPRNVRLNSAPCSNAEVIEGSHPVPDEGSIKAGDEALRVAAEASRAGVPLVVAVSGGGSAMMERPIEGISLDDLSALNKVLLSSGASISEINVIRRHISKVKGGKLLRAAKGARTYGLYASDVPGDFLEDIASGPTAPDPTTFRDALDILNRYKLVNDIPPSVLKVLRDGERGLVEETVKPGSPELELAENLIVATNYDVVSDVAALLEEMGYNTIVLTSAAQGESREVGKFLASIALDVMRKGVPVRPPAAIVLGGETAVTVRGRGLGGRNQELALSWALELRRLGIRSDRATLVALATDGVDGPTDAAGAVVTPALVDLMYNAGVNPAEELINNDSYRALASVNALIKTGPTGSNLNNVIVVLVDDHESKRQPDL; encoded by the coding sequence ATGGCTAGGAGGAACGTTGTTGAGGCTGTAATCGAGAGGGCCCTTAAGTCGTCCTCGCTCTATGAGAGGACGAGGTCTGCCGCTCAGGGCCTGGCCAACAGGATAAAGAAGGATTACCTGGCCATATCAGTAGGCAAAGCCTCCGTAGACATGCTAAGGGGCGTAATTGATGGCCTTGGGCGGGAGCCCTCGCTGTGCCTCCTAATAAAGCCCAGAAACGTTAGGCTTAACAGCGCTCCATGCAGTAATGCAGAGGTCATAGAGGGCAGCCACCCCGTCCCAGACGAGGGCAGCATTAAGGCTGGCGATGAGGCGCTCAGGGTCGCCGCCGAGGCGAGTCGCGCCGGGGTGCCGCTCGTAGTTGCAGTCTCCGGCGGCGGGTCAGCGATGATGGAAAGACCTATTGAAGGCATTAGCCTGGATGACCTGTCGGCGCTCAACAAGGTCCTCTTGAGCTCCGGGGCCTCCATATCGGAGATTAATGTGATCAGGAGGCATATATCAAAGGTGAAGGGAGGTAAGCTCCTCAGGGCTGCCAAGGGCGCGAGGACATATGGCCTTTACGCCAGTGACGTGCCAGGCGACTTTCTTGAAGACATTGCCTCAGGCCCCACAGCGCCAGACCCTACAACGTTCCGTGACGCCCTCGACATACTTAATAGATACAAGCTTGTTAACGATATTCCTCCAAGCGTGCTCAAAGTGCTCCGCGACGGCGAGAGAGGCCTTGTGGAGGAGACTGTAAAGCCCGGGTCCCCTGAGCTTGAGCTAGCTGAAAACCTAATAGTGGCCACAAACTATGACGTGGTAAGCGACGTGGCGGCCCTCCTTGAGGAAATGGGGTATAATACAATCGTACTGACATCGGCGGCCCAGGGAGAGTCAAGGGAGGTAGGGAAGTTCCTGGCGTCAATAGCGCTTGACGTCATGAGAAAGGGCGTCCCCGTGAGGCCTCCTGCGGCCATAGTTCTCGGCGGTGAGACGGCAGTAACCGTGAGGGGCAGGGGGCTCGGCGGGAGGAACCAGGAGCTGGCCCTCTCGTGGGCACTAGAGCTCAGGAGGCTCGGCATAAGGAGTGACAGGGCGACCCTTGTTGCCCTGGCCACTGACGGCGTTGACGGACCCACAGATGCGGCTGGGGCGGTTGTGACTCCGGCGCTCGTGGACCTAATGTATAACGCTGGCGTGAACCCTGCCGAAGAACTCATCAATAATGACAGCTACAGGGCTCTTGCCTCTGTGAATGCGCTCATAAAGACTGGCCCCACGGGGTCGAACCTAAACAACGTGATAGTCGTGCTGGTGGACGATCATGAGAGTAAGCGACAGCCTGATCTATGA
- a CDS encoding PUA domain-containing protein — MRVSDSLIYDEGLLEDLESVSRGGLRDLLEHLTRPPSRFYLRVNGIKTSAEEVLQALAERGFQFHRDEQLPYAIWTDVEGPFRVSLLDKVVVADKRSAESVYLGSDLYGPGVLKADNVRAGDEVTVVTPEGLPVAEGVAVVDGSFMMRVKRGLAVRVTTSVYKTPKVRELPGFDEGLIYSQSLPSMWAVALASPSPKEVIVDFNAAPGGKTSLAAQLAGRDSTIIAVDRDSKVEKLKANLQRLGADWVKVIGGDSRMASKLLGLEGKVDLVLIDPPCTNLGVIPKLYDAKSLLDAVTLARYQRQFIAEAWRVLRPGGRLVYSTCTLTDVENESNVIFATELGFEVQRPSAMPRGASFNGLGVRFSPEDGHPGFFASIMVKPGG; from the coding sequence ATGAGAGTAAGCGACAGCCTGATCTATGACGAGGGGCTGTTAGAGGACTTGGAGAGCGTCTCGAGGGGAGGGCTCAGAGACCTCCTTGAGCACCTAACTAGGCCTCCGAGCAGGTTTTACCTGAGGGTTAATGGCATCAAGACGTCCGCTGAGGAGGTCCTGCAAGCCCTGGCGGAGCGGGGCTTCCAGTTCCACAGGGACGAGCAGTTACCATATGCGATATGGACAGACGTCGAGGGGCCTTTCAGGGTGAGCCTCCTAGACAAGGTCGTTGTAGCTGACAAGAGGTCAGCAGAGTCCGTTTACCTTGGCAGCGACCTTTACGGCCCTGGCGTACTCAAGGCGGACAATGTCAGGGCGGGCGACGAGGTGACGGTGGTAACTCCTGAAGGGCTCCCCGTAGCTGAGGGCGTCGCAGTGGTCGATGGGAGCTTCATGATGCGGGTGAAGAGGGGGCTCGCCGTCAGGGTCACCACTTCTGTCTACAAGACCCCAAAGGTAAGGGAGCTCCCTGGCTTTGATGAAGGCCTCATCTACAGCCAGAGCCTTCCAAGCATGTGGGCTGTTGCCTTGGCTTCACCCTCACCTAAGGAGGTCATAGTAGATTTCAATGCTGCGCCAGGCGGTAAGACAAGCCTGGCCGCTCAGCTGGCTGGGAGGGACTCAACAATAATAGCTGTTGACAGGGACAGTAAGGTTGAGAAGCTTAAGGCTAACCTTCAAAGGCTCGGCGCGGACTGGGTTAAGGTCATCGGCGGCGACTCACGGATGGCTTCCAAGCTCCTCGGGCTTGAGGGCAAGGTTGACCTAGTGCTGATAGACCCCCCATGTACAAACCTTGGAGTTATACCAAAGCTGTATGACGCCAAGTCCCTCCTGGACGCCGTGACGCTCGCTAGATACCAGAGGCAGTTTATAGCGGAGGCCTGGAGGGTCCTGAGGCCCGGGGGTAGGCTGGTTTACTCCACGTGTACGCTCACCGACGTTGAGAACGAGTCTAACGTTATCTTTGCTACCGAGCTGGGCTTTGAAGTTCAGAGACCCAGCGCAATGCCCAGGGGAGCTAGCTTTAATGGGCTTGGCGTCAGGTTCTCACCTGAGGACGGCCACCCAGGGTTCTTCGCGTCAATAATGGTGAAGCCCGGTGGGTGA
- a CDS encoding 50S ribosomal protein L11 methyltransferase produces the protein MGELKFKVEVIGDIALVKPPHGAVPDLHQAKEFAVGLLGKGGVRSVWLASGPVTGPYKARSGLIYLAGEARAHTLYREYGCTFKVDLEKDFVTPRLSYEHMRVARMVKSNERVINMFAGVGIFSIIIAKYSNASIVHSIDINPDAYEKMVENIKLNRVEDRVVPYLGDAAEVIESRLKGSADRVLMPLPDLALPYFKYAIDALQDAGYVHIYLHVHAAKGEDPERVAASELVKNIGRSDISVVIDRSRVVRMVGPRFYQVVLDVEVKKS, from the coding sequence GTGGGTGAGCTTAAGTTTAAGGTTGAGGTGATAGGTGACATAGCCCTAGTCAAGCCTCCCCATGGGGCTGTCCCGGACCTGCATCAGGCTAAGGAGTTTGCCGTGGGCCTGCTGGGGAAGGGTGGCGTCCGCTCGGTTTGGCTTGCGTCAGGCCCAGTCACAGGGCCTTACAAGGCCAGGAGCGGCCTCATTTACCTGGCTGGCGAGGCGAGAGCCCACACCCTGTACAGGGAGTACGGCTGCACCTTTAAGGTGGACCTAGAGAAGGACTTCGTGACGCCGAGGCTAAGCTATGAGCACATGAGGGTAGCGAGGATGGTGAAGAGCAACGAGCGCGTCATTAACATGTTTGCCGGCGTCGGGATATTCTCTATAATAATAGCTAAGTATTCCAACGCCTCTATAGTTCACAGCATAGACATAAACCCAGATGCCTACGAAAAGATGGTGGAGAACATCAAACTTAACAGGGTTGAAGATAGGGTAGTTCCGTACTTAGGTGATGCCGCAGAAGTCATAGAAAGCAGACTTAAGGGGAGCGCTGACAGGGTCCTAATGCCCTTGCCAGACCTGGCCCTGCCGTACTTTAAGTACGCCATAGACGCGCTCCAGGACGCAGGCTATGTTCACATATACCTTCACGTGCATGCGGCAAAGGGGGAGGACCCCGAGCGAGTAGCCGCGTCAGAGTTAGTGAAGAACATAGGCAGATCTGATATCTCAGTTGTTATCGATAGATCCCGCGTCGTGAGGATGGTAGGCCCTAGGTTCTACCAGGTGGTATTAGATGTCGAGGTCAAGAAAAGCTGA
- a CDS encoding MmgE/PrpD family protein encodes MISLEDLAKRIAKWAVDLKFNRIPLEVVEEAKKRIVDTFGVALGAFNEKPPSIARWIAQSSASSRIPATVWGTKYMGPADHVTFANGCAARYFDFNDTYLSREALHPSDNIAPVIAAAELAEADGSRVIEGIVAAYEVTARLADAYSVRNRGWDHVVYIAIASAVGAGKVLDLDEERMTQAINLAAVNAAALRQTRAGELSMWKGCAAANAARNGLFAALLAWRGMTGPAPIFSGEFGFFKVALGGESFDIPRMGGEEGERYKLLQTSIKYWPVEYHAMSAVEAALKIRQEAGALRPDDIESVNVETFTVGYNIIVKDPEKWDPRTRETADHSMPYIIARALLDGKIWLDSFRPEKYLADDVRKVLNVMKVTISPEGDKIYPDGIRNSITVKLKDGRTFTETSIYPPGHFKNPLSKDGVESKFKSLVGDSVPEQNVNVALRTLWSFEKCSNVSLAVRLLARGDQL; translated from the coding sequence GTGATAAGTTTGGAGGACCTCGCAAAAAGGATAGCCAAGTGGGCCGTTGACCTTAAGTTTAACCGTATTCCTTTAGAGGTGGTAGAGGAGGCCAAGAAGAGAATAGTTGATACTTTCGGCGTAGCCCTGGGAGCCTTCAACGAGAAGCCGCCCAGCATAGCAAGGTGGATAGCGCAGTCGTCCGCGAGCTCACGGATACCAGCCACCGTCTGGGGAACCAAGTACATGGGCCCCGCCGACCACGTGACCTTCGCGAACGGCTGCGCAGCGAGGTACTTTGACTTTAATGACACGTACCTCTCCCGCGAGGCGCTGCACCCCAGTGACAACATAGCTCCTGTCATAGCTGCGGCTGAGCTGGCGGAGGCCGACGGCTCCAGGGTAATAGAGGGCATAGTTGCAGCCTACGAGGTGACGGCAAGGCTAGCTGACGCCTACAGCGTGAGGAACAGGGGGTGGGACCACGTGGTTTATATAGCCATAGCCTCCGCCGTTGGCGCCGGCAAGGTGCTAGACCTTGACGAGGAGAGGATGACCCAGGCGATTAACCTGGCGGCAGTGAATGCAGCCGCGCTCAGGCAGACAAGGGCCGGGGAGCTAAGCATGTGGAAGGGCTGCGCCGCCGCCAATGCAGCAAGAAATGGACTCTTCGCGGCGCTTCTGGCGTGGCGCGGCATGACGGGCCCCGCCCCTATCTTCAGCGGTGAGTTCGGCTTCTTCAAGGTGGCCCTGGGCGGCGAGAGCTTTGACATACCAAGGATGGGCGGCGAGGAGGGCGAGAGGTACAAGCTTCTACAGACCAGCATAAAGTACTGGCCGGTCGAGTACCACGCTATGAGCGCCGTTGAGGCTGCACTGAAGATAAGGCAGGAGGCAGGGGCCCTGAGGCCCGACGACATAGAGTCCGTTAACGTTGAGACCTTCACCGTGGGCTACAACATAATTGTAAAGGACCCAGAGAAGTGGGACCCCAGGACAAGGGAGACGGCCGACCACAGCATGCCTTACATAATAGCGAGAGCCCTGCTTGATGGTAAGATATGGCTTGACAGCTTCAGGCCGGAGAAGTATCTGGCCGACGATGTCAGGAAGGTGCTTAATGTTATGAAGGTCACGATAAGCCCTGAGGGAGACAAGATCTACCCTGACGGAATAAGGAACTCCATAACTGTTAAACTTAAGGATGGCCGCACGTTCACTGAGACCTCTATATACCCGCCAGGTCACTTCAAAAACCCGCTGAGCAAGGATGGCGTAGAGTCCAAGTTTAAGAGCCTAGTTGGCGACTCCGTGCCTGAGCAGAACGTTAATGTCGCGCTCAGAACCCTGTGGAGCTTTGAGAAGTGCTCTAACGTTAGCCTCGCAGTTAGGCTGCTGGCGCGCGGCGACCAGCTTTAG
- a CDS encoding DUF120 domain-containing protein produces the protein MKVSIKAKIFSGLGEGEFFVNLYAKNIRKALNIVPYPGTLNLRVEEPYVNPLAEALSRLTPIVIEPPQLSNARLGRVLAYPAVLNFEVNVFIVRPEITIYRKDVVEVISEQRLRDLLGLEDGSEVTLSLEVP, from the coding sequence TTGAAAGTATCAATTAAAGCCAAGATCTTCAGTGGCTTAGGCGAGGGGGAGTTCTTCGTAAACCTTTACGCTAAAAACATAAGGAAGGCCCTTAACATAGTGCCCTATCCCGGCACGCTTAACCTCAGGGTAGAGGAGCCGTACGTGAACCCCCTAGCAGAGGCGCTCAGCAGGCTGACCCCGATAGTGATAGAGCCCCCCCAGCTCTCTAATGCAAGGCTCGGGAGAGTACTGGCCTACCCAGCTGTGTTGAACTTTGAAGTCAACGTGTTCATTGTCAGGCCTGAGATAACCATTTACAGAAAGGACGTAGTTGAGGTCATATCTGAGCAGAGGCTGAGGGACCTTCTGGGCCTGGAGGACGGTTCCGAGGTTACCCTCTCGCTCGAAGTCCCGTAG
- a CDS encoding FAD-dependent oxidoreductase: protein MTRIVIVGSGAAGMAAASRAKRLKPSNEVIVIDSSRWVSFAFCGLPYLVGGEVKELDDLLYYPPSEFTKRGIDLRLGKTVVEVDRDLKRLTYVDNKTGSRETIEWDKLVLATGARSKAPKLWPEIKEARNVFYIVHMESGQQIRDYATSLGPGRRAVVVGAGYVGLEMADNLTKLGLKVTVVEALNQVAPRVLDPELASILENSIRSKGVEVVTGAAVEKFNIKDGLATEVITSKGTYQADMFVVGVGIEPNNDLALQLRLGLGRSGGVVVDERTLTSNPDVYAVGDVTEHKDLVTGQLVWRPFAQIANKMGHVAGSNLGGVESVFPGSVGTSAFKVFDTVAARTGLSASEAASAGFKPVEVSLEAGTKAHYIPGGSKLTLKVVADEKTGRLLGAQSVGFDETAFWRINVVASLLTRQGTVWDLFAADYGYQPLLSPVWDPLVVAARLLMRTFGEKPW from the coding sequence ATGACGAGGATAGTTATAGTAGGTTCAGGGGCCGCTGGGATGGCGGCGGCCTCAAGGGCTAAGAGGCTCAAGCCTTCAAATGAGGTTATAGTCATAGATTCTAGCAGATGGGTTAGCTTTGCGTTCTGTGGACTGCCCTACCTAGTGGGAGGTGAGGTCAAGGAGCTTGACGACCTCCTTTACTATCCGCCCTCAGAGTTCACCAAGAGGGGGATAGACCTACGGCTGGGCAAGACAGTAGTTGAAGTGGATCGTGACTTAAAGAGGCTGACCTACGTAGATAATAAGACAGGCTCCCGTGAGACTATTGAATGGGACAAGCTGGTCCTCGCAACCGGGGCCAGGTCGAAGGCGCCTAAGCTCTGGCCTGAGATAAAGGAGGCCAGGAACGTCTTTTACATAGTTCACATGGAGTCAGGCCAGCAGATAAGGGACTACGCGACGTCCCTGGGCCCAGGAAGGAGGGCAGTGGTCGTGGGTGCAGGTTACGTGGGCCTAGAGATGGCTGACAACCTTACGAAGCTTGGCCTTAAGGTAACCGTAGTAGAGGCCCTTAACCAGGTCGCCCCAAGAGTTCTTGACCCAGAACTTGCGAGCATTTTAGAGAACTCAATAAGGTCGAAGGGCGTAGAAGTGGTCACGGGCGCAGCCGTTGAGAAGTTTAATATAAAGGATGGACTAGCGACCGAGGTGATCACTAGCAAGGGCACGTACCAGGCCGACATGTTTGTAGTTGGCGTTGGGATAGAGCCGAACAACGACCTAGCGCTTCAGCTCAGGCTCGGGCTTGGGAGAAGCGGAGGTGTTGTAGTTGATGAGAGGACCCTCACAAGTAACCCTGACGTTTATGCTGTTGGTGACGTTACCGAGCATAAGGACCTGGTGACGGGCCAGCTTGTCTGGAGGCCGTTCGCGCAGATAGCCAACAAGATGGGCCACGTAGCTGGAAGCAACCTGGGAGGAGTAGAGTCCGTGTTCCCTGGAAGCGTCGGCACCTCAGCCTTCAAAGTTTTTGACACAGTAGCAGCTAGGACTGGCCTGAGCGCCTCTGAGGCAGCGAGCGCAGGTTTCAAGCCAGTCGAGGTCTCGCTGGAGGCCGGCACCAAGGCGCACTACATACCGGGTGGGAGCAAGCTGACACTTAAGGTAGTGGCGGACGAGAAGACCGGCAGGCTCCTTGGAGCCCAGTCGGTTGGCTTCGACGAGACAGCCTTCTGGAGAATAAACGTTGTGGCCTCCCTGCTCACGAGACAGGGCACGGTCTGGGACCTCTTCGCAGCCGACTACGGCTACCAGCCGCTTCTCTCCCCGGTCTGGGACCCGCTGGTAGTGGCGGCGAGGCTGTTGATGAGGACCTTTGGCGAGAAGCCCTGGTGA
- a CDS encoding D-aminoacyl-tRNA deacylase has product MLSIVFSVKDPVGVNASKILVKNLDAKPSSCPISVLCYRSDEVVIAGFEPDQTLFEFLDVTPEPRADAVIVLSRHESQRGVRSLTVHFTGNPTSEAPFGGRPGELAFAPAPLAKALLQSYRRRAAELGLLERYSISLEATHHGPTGNMKPLVFIEIGSTENEWGDREALEAMAGAVFDVLTSGAVPRCSPTIGLGSTHYPEKFTELELGEGCMGHMFSKHVLGKLAPGALRQAVEKSLPNGASEALIEKKGASSSLRHALIDELTRMGVNVRSV; this is encoded by the coding sequence ATGCTGTCCATAGTGTTCTCAGTAAAGGACCCCGTGGGTGTCAACGCCTCTAAAATACTAGTTAAGAACCTAGATGCCAAGCCCAGCAGCTGCCCAATTTCTGTTTTATGCTACAGGTCTGATGAGGTCGTCATAGCTGGCTTTGAGCCTGACCAGACGCTGTTTGAGTTCCTCGACGTCACCCCGGAGCCGAGGGCTGACGCAGTGATAGTCCTCTCAAGGCACGAGTCGCAGAGAGGCGTGAGGTCTCTAACCGTTCACTTCACGGGCAACCCGACTAGCGAGGCCCCGTTTGGCGGCAGACCAGGCGAGCTCGCCTTTGCCCCGGCGCCGCTGGCTAAGGCGCTGCTTCAAAGCTACCGCAGGCGCGCCGCTGAGCTAGGCCTGCTTGAGCGGTACTCCATTTCCCTCGAGGCTACGCACCATGGGCCCACGGGGAACATGAAGCCTCTGGTATTCATTGAAATAGGAAGCACCGAGAATGAGTGGGGCGACAGGGAGGCCCTTGAAGCTATGGCAGGTGCTGTCTTCGACGTCCTAACCTCAGGCGCCGTGCCCAGATGCTCGCCAACAATAGGGCTTGGGTCTACCCACTACCCAGAGAAGTTCACCGAGCTGGAGCTGGGTGAGGGCTGCATGGGTCACATGTTCTCCAAGCACGTACTTGGCAAGCTAGCTCCAGGCGCCCTTAGGCAGGCAGTTGAGAAGTCCCTGCCCAACGGGGCCTCTGAGGCACTTATAGAGAAGAAGGGCGCAAGCTCCTCCCTCAGGCACGCCCTAATAGATGAGCTTACCAGGATGGGCGTCAATGTAAGGTCAGTTTGA